One Phaseolus vulgaris cultivar G19833 chromosome 11, P. vulgaris v2.0, whole genome shotgun sequence genomic window carries:
- the LOC137825902 gene encoding uncharacterized protein isoform X1, whose amino-acid sequence MAVAAFKSSSRRATQSSASSNASSSSGRSSTRAPNPTRRSRSVSAFARGGSDISTEFLNKRDNPLFDETQSAKTVPETSTARAAARSAEPARRESGRALSRAESGRRTRSVSQSPVSSRHLNYSTSESEVECKEGNGLKLVWSNRKGDLVGRSENGVTDQVKDLNTWSSRHSSVEVSDCFTATLPGFQTQTCDEEASTASSGFGSDEKTIKAVFEQIKSVQGDLPEANDIYETVRSEVRRAISEIQFELQSAIQKRNVTAISVNNVADIPPDLVNPGAVELVLEIRKEYAKKHEESQQRARNLRAELAVEEHREQELDRILREVLPYPKTPIVQKSRTARKSSSFERRRMSKRLAEDAKAYFDECVSLSTFDSSDFSSQEDPSLNLVGPPTSACSHVSLTEESATRGQSMNMHYGISQSPANMDTVGAFHGQVSSTPDNTETGSKPCFSFSQKPSETSAIQQDIHQYIKKFEKKVLKSSTMRSNYCDPLEYSLQSSSESLLIDRVLLKNRIESGNLLLCGGGNKLLSKFYGTGI is encoded by the exons ATGGCAGTTGCAGCTTTCAAATCCTCTTCGCGAAGAGCAACACAATCCTCTGCTTCTTCCaacgcctcttcttcctccggCAGATCCTCCACCAGAGCTCCCAACCCCACTCGCAGGTCGAGGAGCGTGAGCGCGTTCGCAAGGGGCGGTTCCGACATTTCCACTGAGTTCCTCAACAAGAGGGATAATCCTCTCTTCGACGAAACGCAGTCTGCAAAAACTGTTCCAGAAACTTCCACGGCGCGTGCAGCGGCGCGAAGTGCCGAACCGGCGCGGAGGGAATCGGGTCGGGCTCTTTCCAGAGCGGAATCGGGTCGACGGACGCGGTCCGTTTCGCAGAGCCCGGTATCGAGTCGGCATCTGAACTATTCTACTTCTGAG AGCGAGGTTGAATGTAAAGAAGGGAATGGTTTGAAGTTAGTGTGGAGTAATAGAAAAGGTGATTTGGTGGGAAGAAGTGAGAATGGTGTGACTGATCAAGTGAAGGATTTGAACACGTGGTCTAGTCGGCATTCATCTGTTGAGGTCTCAGATTGTTTTACTGCCACTTTG CCTGGTTTCCAAACTCAAACCTGTGATGAGGAAGCTTCAACAGCAAGTTCTGGATTTGGTTCTGATGAGAAAACTATCAAGGCAGTTTTTGAACAGATTAAG TCAGTACAGGGAGATTTGCCAGAAGCCAATGATATATATGAAACAGTTCGTTCTGAAGTGAGGCGTGCTATTTCTGAGATTCAATTTGAACTTCAAAGT GCTATCCAAAAGCGAAATGTTACTGCCATCTCTGTTAACAATGTGGCTGATATTCCTCCTGACTTGGTAAACCCTGGTGCAGTAGAATTGGTTTTGGAGATTAGAAAAGAGTATGCCAAAAAGCATGAAGAG TCCCAGCAGCGAGCTAGAAATCTTCGAGCAGAACTAGCCGTTGAAGAACACCGTGAACAGGAACTGGATAGAATCTTGAGAGAGGTTCTTCCATATCCCAAGACCCCAATTGTACAGAAGTCTCGTACAGCAAGAAAA TCATCTAGCTTTGAAAGAAGGAGGATGTCAAAACGTCTTGCAGAAGATGCCAAGGCTTATTTTGATGAGTGTGTCTCGCTATCAACTTTTGATAGTTCTGACTTTTCATCCCAAGAGGATCCCTCACTCAATTTGGTTGGTCCACCTACTTCAGCTTGCAGCCATGTATCTTTAACCGAG GAATCTGCCACTCGAGGACAATCGATGAATATGCATTATGGCATCTCACAATCTCCTGCCAATATGGATACTGTGGGAGCTTTTCATGGTCAAGTCAGTTCAACCCCTGACAACACAGAAACTGGTTCCAAACCCTGCTTTTCCTTTTCACAGAAGCCATCTGAAACCTCTGCAATTCAACAAGACATACATCAATACataaaaaagtttgaaaaaaaggTGTTGAAGTCTTCAACTATGAGATCAAATTATTGTGACCCTCTTGAGTATAGTTTACAATCATCAAGTGAGAGCTTGTTGATTGATAGGgttctattaaaaaatagaattgaGTCTGGTAATTTGTTACTATGTGGTGGTGGTAATAAAttgttatcaaaattttatgGGACAGGGATTTGA
- the LOC137825902 gene encoding uncharacterized protein isoform X3 codes for MAVAAFKSSSRRATQSSASSNASSSSGRSSTRAPNPTRRSRSVSAFARGGSDISTEFLNKRDNPLFDETQSAKTVPETSTARAAARSAEPARRESGRALSRAESGRRTRSVSQSPVSSRHLNYSTSESEVECKEGNGLKLVWSNRKGDLVGRSENGVTDQVKDLNTWSSRHSSVEVSDCFTATLPGFQTQTCDEEASTASSGFGSDEKTIKAVFEQIKAIQKRNVTAISVNNVADIPPDLVNPGAVELVLEIRKEYAKKHEESQQRARNLRAELAVEEHREQELDRILREVLPYPKTPIVQKSRTARKSSSFERRRMSKRLAEDAKAYFDECVSLSTFDSSDFSSQEDPSLNLVGPPTSACSHVSLTEESATRGQSMNMHYGISQSPANMDTVGAFHGQVSSTPDNTETGSKPCFSFSQKPSETSAIQQDIHQYIKKFEKKVLKSSTMRSNYCDPLEYSLQSSSESLLIDRVLLKNRIESGNLLLCGGGNKLLSKFYGTGI; via the exons ATGGCAGTTGCAGCTTTCAAATCCTCTTCGCGAAGAGCAACACAATCCTCTGCTTCTTCCaacgcctcttcttcctccggCAGATCCTCCACCAGAGCTCCCAACCCCACTCGCAGGTCGAGGAGCGTGAGCGCGTTCGCAAGGGGCGGTTCCGACATTTCCACTGAGTTCCTCAACAAGAGGGATAATCCTCTCTTCGACGAAACGCAGTCTGCAAAAACTGTTCCAGAAACTTCCACGGCGCGTGCAGCGGCGCGAAGTGCCGAACCGGCGCGGAGGGAATCGGGTCGGGCTCTTTCCAGAGCGGAATCGGGTCGACGGACGCGGTCCGTTTCGCAGAGCCCGGTATCGAGTCGGCATCTGAACTATTCTACTTCTGAG AGCGAGGTTGAATGTAAAGAAGGGAATGGTTTGAAGTTAGTGTGGAGTAATAGAAAAGGTGATTTGGTGGGAAGAAGTGAGAATGGTGTGACTGATCAAGTGAAGGATTTGAACACGTGGTCTAGTCGGCATTCATCTGTTGAGGTCTCAGATTGTTTTACTGCCACTTTG CCTGGTTTCCAAACTCAAACCTGTGATGAGGAAGCTTCAACAGCAAGTTCTGGATTTGGTTCTGATGAGAAAACTATCAAGGCAGTTTTTGAACAGATTAAG GCTATCCAAAAGCGAAATGTTACTGCCATCTCTGTTAACAATGTGGCTGATATTCCTCCTGACTTGGTAAACCCTGGTGCAGTAGAATTGGTTTTGGAGATTAGAAAAGAGTATGCCAAAAAGCATGAAGAG TCCCAGCAGCGAGCTAGAAATCTTCGAGCAGAACTAGCCGTTGAAGAACACCGTGAACAGGAACTGGATAGAATCTTGAGAGAGGTTCTTCCATATCCCAAGACCCCAATTGTACAGAAGTCTCGTACAGCAAGAAAA TCATCTAGCTTTGAAAGAAGGAGGATGTCAAAACGTCTTGCAGAAGATGCCAAGGCTTATTTTGATGAGTGTGTCTCGCTATCAACTTTTGATAGTTCTGACTTTTCATCCCAAGAGGATCCCTCACTCAATTTGGTTGGTCCACCTACTTCAGCTTGCAGCCATGTATCTTTAACCGAG GAATCTGCCACTCGAGGACAATCGATGAATATGCATTATGGCATCTCACAATCTCCTGCCAATATGGATACTGTGGGAGCTTTTCATGGTCAAGTCAGTTCAACCCCTGACAACACAGAAACTGGTTCCAAACCCTGCTTTTCCTTTTCACAGAAGCCATCTGAAACCTCTGCAATTCAACAAGACATACATCAATACataaaaaagtttgaaaaaaaggTGTTGAAGTCTTCAACTATGAGATCAAATTATTGTGACCCTCTTGAGTATAGTTTACAATCATCAAGTGAGAGCTTGTTGATTGATAGGgttctattaaaaaatagaattgaGTCTGGTAATTTGTTACTATGTGGTGGTGGTAATAAAttgttatcaaaattttatgGGACAGGGATTTGA
- the LOC137825902 gene encoding uncharacterized protein isoform X2, producing MAVAAFKSSSRRATQSSASSNASSSSGRSSTRAPNPTRRSRSVSAFARGGSDISTEFLNKRDNPLFDETQSAKTVPETSTARAAARSAEPARRESGRALSRAESGRRTRSVSQSPVSSRHLNYSTSESEVECKEGNGLKLVWSNRKGDLVGRSENGVTDQVKDLNTWSSRHSSVEVSDCFTATLPGFQTQTCDEEASTASSGFGSDEKTIKAVFEQIKGDLPEANDIYETVRSEVRRAISEIQFELQSAIQKRNVTAISVNNVADIPPDLVNPGAVELVLEIRKEYAKKHEESQQRARNLRAELAVEEHREQELDRILREVLPYPKTPIVQKSRTARKSSSFERRRMSKRLAEDAKAYFDECVSLSTFDSSDFSSQEDPSLNLVGPPTSACSHVSLTEESATRGQSMNMHYGISQSPANMDTVGAFHGQVSSTPDNTETGSKPCFSFSQKPSETSAIQQDIHQYIKKFEKKVLKSSTMRSNYCDPLEYSLQSSSESLLIDRVLLKNRIESGNLLLCGGGNKLLSKFYGTGI from the exons ATGGCAGTTGCAGCTTTCAAATCCTCTTCGCGAAGAGCAACACAATCCTCTGCTTCTTCCaacgcctcttcttcctccggCAGATCCTCCACCAGAGCTCCCAACCCCACTCGCAGGTCGAGGAGCGTGAGCGCGTTCGCAAGGGGCGGTTCCGACATTTCCACTGAGTTCCTCAACAAGAGGGATAATCCTCTCTTCGACGAAACGCAGTCTGCAAAAACTGTTCCAGAAACTTCCACGGCGCGTGCAGCGGCGCGAAGTGCCGAACCGGCGCGGAGGGAATCGGGTCGGGCTCTTTCCAGAGCGGAATCGGGTCGACGGACGCGGTCCGTTTCGCAGAGCCCGGTATCGAGTCGGCATCTGAACTATTCTACTTCTGAG AGCGAGGTTGAATGTAAAGAAGGGAATGGTTTGAAGTTAGTGTGGAGTAATAGAAAAGGTGATTTGGTGGGAAGAAGTGAGAATGGTGTGACTGATCAAGTGAAGGATTTGAACACGTGGTCTAGTCGGCATTCATCTGTTGAGGTCTCAGATTGTTTTACTGCCACTTTG CCTGGTTTCCAAACTCAAACCTGTGATGAGGAAGCTTCAACAGCAAGTTCTGGATTTGGTTCTGATGAGAAAACTATCAAGGCAGTTTTTGAACAGATTAAG GGAGATTTGCCAGAAGCCAATGATATATATGAAACAGTTCGTTCTGAAGTGAGGCGTGCTATTTCTGAGATTCAATTTGAACTTCAAAGT GCTATCCAAAAGCGAAATGTTACTGCCATCTCTGTTAACAATGTGGCTGATATTCCTCCTGACTTGGTAAACCCTGGTGCAGTAGAATTGGTTTTGGAGATTAGAAAAGAGTATGCCAAAAAGCATGAAGAG TCCCAGCAGCGAGCTAGAAATCTTCGAGCAGAACTAGCCGTTGAAGAACACCGTGAACAGGAACTGGATAGAATCTTGAGAGAGGTTCTTCCATATCCCAAGACCCCAATTGTACAGAAGTCTCGTACAGCAAGAAAA TCATCTAGCTTTGAAAGAAGGAGGATGTCAAAACGTCTTGCAGAAGATGCCAAGGCTTATTTTGATGAGTGTGTCTCGCTATCAACTTTTGATAGTTCTGACTTTTCATCCCAAGAGGATCCCTCACTCAATTTGGTTGGTCCACCTACTTCAGCTTGCAGCCATGTATCTTTAACCGAG GAATCTGCCACTCGAGGACAATCGATGAATATGCATTATGGCATCTCACAATCTCCTGCCAATATGGATACTGTGGGAGCTTTTCATGGTCAAGTCAGTTCAACCCCTGACAACACAGAAACTGGTTCCAAACCCTGCTTTTCCTTTTCACAGAAGCCATCTGAAACCTCTGCAATTCAACAAGACATACATCAATACataaaaaagtttgaaaaaaaggTGTTGAAGTCTTCAACTATGAGATCAAATTATTGTGACCCTCTTGAGTATAGTTTACAATCATCAAGTGAGAGCTTGTTGATTGATAGGgttctattaaaaaatagaattgaGTCTGGTAATTTGTTACTATGTGGTGGTGGTAATAAAttgttatcaaaattttatgGGACAGGGATTTGA
- the LOC137823982 gene encoding vacuolar protein sorting-associated protein 36 — protein sequence MVGNCLPPVKITGSGRPVLEPNEIECFFLSGVDLLCEDDPTTSFPHLKSGLLILTTHRLLWLPESDASSGGAAGGVPLAAVSHIFSVKKSLRSVFSSPRVRFQVSMSPEGRVAAVGSQSVVVTVVVRGKGDCDAFLAKLWENWRARAWEDAGSGSSNAAATAAAETATPSSSGGIYSSDGTVKMVGVSGILRKEQEMWESTDRSLQDAFQDLNALMSKAKEMVMLAEKMRLKLLSGSNSQTNATNDEEMGSKEEMQDWLLSVGIISPVTKESAGALYHQQLSRQLADFIKVPLEKAGGMINLIDIYCLFNRARGTELISPDDLLQACSLWEKFDVPVVLRKFDSGVMVIQTKSHSDEEVFNNVKMLVMKPDALRAGISASDAARTLGVAPAMAKEHLLSAESKGLLCRDISPDGFRFYINLFAEIDQDDIYLVKDRGIYASWVQANHSHA from the exons ATGGTCGGAAACTGCTTGCCGCCGGTGAAGATCACCGGAAGCGGCCGGCCGGTGCTCGAACCGAACGAAATAGAGTGCTTCTTCCTCTCCGGTGTTGATCTTCTCTGCGAAGACGACCCCACCACTTCCTTCCCCCACCTCAAATCCGGTCTCCTAATCCTCACCACCCACCGTCTCCTCTGGCTGCCGGAATCCGATGCCTCGAGCGGTGGAGCAGCCGGTGGAGTCCCCCTCGCCGCGGTCTCCCACATTTTCTCCGTCAAGAAGTCCCTTCGCTCGGTGTTCTCCTCGCCGCGGGTCCGGTTCCAGGTGTCGATGTCGCCGGAGGGGCGAGTCGCGGCGGTGGGATCGCAATCGGTGGTGGTGACGGTGGTGGTGAGGGGGAAGGGGGACTGCGACGCGTTTCTGGCCAAGCTTTGGGAGAATTGGCGCGCCAGAGCGTGGGAGGACGCAGGGAGTGGGTCGAGTAATGCGGCGGCGACGGCGGCGGCAGAAACGGCGACGCCATCGTCATCAGGAGGAATTTATTCGAGTGACGGGACGGTGAAGATGGTGGGAGTGTCGGGGATACTGAGAAAAGAGCAGGAAATGTGGGAGAGTACTGATAGAAGCTTGCAGGATGCTTTTCAGGATTTGAATGCTCTCATG AGCAAGGCTAAAGAGATGGTGATGCTAGCAGAGAAAATGAGGCTAAAACTTTTGTCCGGCTCAAATTCTCAAACAAATGCGACTAATGATGAGGAGATGGGTTCAAAGGAAGAGATGCAAGATTGGTTATTGAGTGTTGGTATTATATCCCCAGTCACCAAAGAGTCTGCGGGTGCTTTGTATCATCAACAACTTTCTCGTCAG TTGGCAGATTTTATTAAAGTTCCACTTGAGAAAGCTGGGGGAATGATCAATCTTATTGATATATATTGTCTATTCAATCGTGCTCGTGGCACAG AATTGATCTCACCCGATGATTTGTTGCAAGCATGTTCTCTGTGGGAGAAGTTTGATGT CCCGGTGGTTCTGCGAAAGTTTGATAGTGGAGTCATGGTAATACAAACTAAGTCTCACAGTGATGAGGAG GTTTTCAATAATGTCAAGATGCTTGTTATGAAACCTGATGCTCTTCGAGCTGGGATAAGTGCTAGCGATGCTGCAAGGACACTAGGGGTTGCCCCAGCAATGGCAAAGGAGCATCTCTTATCTGCTGAGAGCAAAG GTTTACTATGCAGAGATATAAGCCCAGATGGATTTCGCTTCTATATTAACTTGTTCGCTGAAATTGACCAAGATGATATATATTT AGTAAAAGATCGAGGAATTTATGCCTCGTGGGTACAGGCTAACCATAGTCATGCTTAA
- the LOC137831591 gene encoding NADH--cytochrome b5 reductase 1-like, which translates to MLELPLNMALRFPNLDLQSLPFAQNLNPELLGAIVALLALGFTAAYKYLTRPPKGCLDPENFKEFKLIKKTQLSHNAARFRFALPTPSSILGLPVGKNILVRGIDSEGEEVKRSYTPITLDSDVGYFELVVKMYPNGKMSHHFREMKEGDYLSVRGPKGRFSYKPGQVRAFGMIAGGSGITPMFQIIRAILENPKDKTKVHLIYANVTVEDILLKEELDNFADKFPRRFEVYHVLNKAPPEWNGGIGFISKEIIKSHCPQPAQNIQILRCGPPGMNIAMATHLDELGYTSNMQFQF; encoded by the exons ATGTTGGAACTACCATTGAACATGGCTCTTCGATTCCCCAATTTGGATTTGCAGTCTCTGCCATTTGCCCAGAATCTGAACCCTGAACTGCTTGGTGCCATTGTAGCTCTTCTTGCTCTTGGCTTCACTGCAGCTTACAAATATCTCACCAGACCACCTAAAG GATGTTTGGACCCTGAAAATTTCAAAGAATTCAAACTGATAAAGAAGACACAACTTAGCCACAATGCTGCAAGATTCAGATTTGCTCTTCCTACTCCTTCTTCCATATTGGGTCTTCCTGTTGGAAAAAATATACTTGTTAG AGGAATAGATAGCGAAGGAGAAGAAGTTAAGAGATCATATACTCCAATCACGTTGGATTCAGATGTTGGATACTTCGAATTGGTTGTGAAG ATGTACCCAAATGGAAAGATGTCCCACCATTTTAGAGAAATGAAGGAAGGTGATTATTTGTCTGTGAGGGGTCCAAAG GGACGTTTCAGTTACAAACCTGGGCAAGTTAGGGCATTTGGAATGATTGCTGGAGGCTCAGGCATAACTCCAATGTTTCAG ATCATAAGAGCCATTCTAGAAAACCCtaaagacaaaacaaaggtgCACCTAATTTATGCCAATGTAACAGTGGAGGACATTCTGTTGAAG GAAGAACTAGATAATTTTGCAGACAAATTTCCTCGCAGATTTGAAGTCTATCATGTTCTTAATAAG GCTCCTCCAGAATGGAATGGTGGCATTGGGTTTATATCGAAGGAGATTATTAAATCACATTGCCCTCAACCAGCACAAAATATTCAG ATACTAAGGTGTGGTCCACCAGGTATGAACATAGCCATGGCTACTCACCTTGATGAACTTGGCTACACATCAAACATGCAGTTTCAGTTCTAA